A part of Oligoflexus sp. genomic DNA contains:
- a CDS encoding PulJ/GspJ family protein: MKREYSQGFSLVEIMIAMAIMGIVAVFAARFMKGTQEARVQVNARADAQNKTAALAKLVERDLNFRQSNTSFTVSANGTRLSIIRRQAVDLNNLSSSDLTYEVQYISECVSRPARLGTYHGLRSQLNEARLQKDGRCLKILNCDDAQIPRVRIQIVGTGRIPTYPSLVYPELQLNGTLGDRTLGQALCITAAPDQLRISVDAIHAFGNQLYKVVSHDKSVSLGTSDYQLLPHEL, encoded by the coding sequence ATGAAACGGGAATATTCGCAGGGTTTTTCCCTGGTTGAAATCATGATCGCCATGGCCATCATGGGAATTGTCGCCGTGTTTGCTGCGCGCTTTATGAAAGGCACGCAGGAGGCCAGGGTTCAGGTGAACGCGCGAGCCGATGCCCAGAATAAAACTGCGGCGCTGGCCAAACTCGTCGAACGCGATCTGAATTTCCGGCAGTCCAATACGTCCTTCACCGTGTCGGCGAACGGCACGCGCCTTTCCATTATTCGGCGTCAGGCGGTGGACCTGAATAACCTGTCCTCGTCGGACCTGACCTATGAAGTGCAGTATATCAGCGAATGCGTGAGTCGTCCGGCTCGATTGGGAACGTATCATGGCCTGCGTAGTCAGCTGAACGAAGCGCGCCTGCAGAAAGATGGGCGCTGCCTGAAGATTCTGAATTGCGATGACGCGCAGATTCCCCGCGTGCGCATTCAGATCGTGGGGACAGGGCGGATTCCCACCTATCCGTCCCTCGTTTATCCGGAGCTGCAGTTGAACGGCACGCTCGGTGATCGGACTTTGGGACAGGCGCTTTGCATCACGGCAGCTCCAGACCAACTCCGCATCAGCGTGGATGCGATCCATGCCTTCGGCAATCAGCTTTATAAGGTGGTTTCACACGATAAATCGGTGAGTCTCGGGACCAGCGATTATCAATTGCTGCCGCACGAGCTATAA